In the Hordeum vulgare subsp. vulgare chromosome 7H, MorexV3_pseudomolecules_assembly, whole genome shotgun sequence genome, one interval contains:
- the LOC123408291 gene encoding uncharacterized protein LOC123408291: MLAIALLVMLTLSNASAAATATVPLPVRAGVQDPAGDASISMAPEGLDRLPGGSPGDATTAEIERMNARILSTRDAGALGRGSAKKIKIGVPNKQDFKAFVNATSQKVTGYSIDVFDAALKNIPLDLDYELIVFNGSYDQLVHNVSSGILDAAVGDITITAERAVHVDFTMPYTESGVSLLVLTENDSKSTIEWVFLKPLTTQLWLATVGGFLFTGLVVWMIERPKNLEYQGSSSRQFSTALYFSFSTLTFSHALTLLIRIAKSVHAKYTKVRDSDMQNADGGGGSEGHGGSGPLQNDMGNWSTTEQPNHEARNEDPPGVNGIGESPGDVEPNDSARTRHPNRDERPTRCQQLFCIARIRRNEK; encoded by the exons ATGCTCGCGATCGCTTTGCTTGTTATGCTCACGCTCTCAAACGCATCGGCGGCGGCAACAGCGACTGTGCCGTTGCCGGTGCGAGCTGGCGTCCAGGATCCGGCAGGCGACGCGAGCATTTCCATGGCTCCGGAGGGGCTGGACCGGCTTCCCGGGGGCTCTCCAGGAGACGCTACAACGGCTG AAATTGAGAGAATGAATGCCAGAATATTATCGACAAGGGACGCAGGAGCTTTGGGCAGAGGTTCTGCAAAGAAAATCAAGATTGGCGTGCCTAACAAACAGGATTTTAAAGCTTTTGTGAATGCGACCAGTCAAAAAGTCACTGGTTACAGCATCGATGTCTTTGACGCTGCTCTGAAGAATATACCTCTTGATCTAGATTACGAGCTCATCGTCTTTAACGGTTCTTATGACCAACTAGTACACAATGTGTCCTCAGGG ATTTTGGATGCAGCAGTTGGTGACATAACAATAACCGCTGAGCGAGCTGTTCACGTGGACTTCACGATGCCATACACCGAGTCGGGCGTGTCATTGCTTGTGCTCACCGAGAATGACTCCAAGTCGACAATTGAATGGGTCTTCTTAAAGCCACTGACAACGCAACTTTGGTTAGCAACTGTGGGCGGCTTCCTTTTCACTGGACTAGTTGTGTGGATGATTGAGCGGCCTAAAAACCTGGAGTACCAGGGATCGAGTTCGAGACAGTTCAGCACCGCTCTGTACTTTTCTTTCTCTACCTTGACATTTTCTCATG CTCTCACGCTGTTGATAAGGATTGCAAAGTCAGTCCATGCCAAGTACACCAAAGTAAGAGATTCTGATATGCAGAATGCCGATGGGGGTGGAGGAAGTGAAGGCCACGGAGGATCTGGCCCTCTGCAGAACGACATGGGTAACTGGTCTACGACTGAGCAACCCAATCATGAAGCCAGAAATGAGGATCCTCCGGGTGTTAATGGGATCGGAGAAAGTCCTGGTGATGTAGAGCCCAATGACTCTGCCCGAACACGCCATCCTAATCGAGATGAACGGCCGACGAGATGCCAACAATTGTTCTGCATAGCGCGCATCAGGAGAAATGAAAAATGA
- the LOC123407186 gene encoding glutamate receptor 2.8-like, translating to MEFALAVSLLVILALRTVPAAATAAVPVRAGVQDPADGSISVAPVAYHLDRLPGGSPEDATPADIERRNTTILWRREAGGSTKGYLKKLKIAVPYNPGFNVFVNATSEKVTGYCIDVFEAATKDLPHVLDYGFVVVDGLYDQLVRDVSSGIFDAAVGDITITAERAAHVDFTMPYIESGVSLLVLNENDSKPTIEWVFLKPLTTELWLAIVGGFLFTGIVVWMIERPKNLEYQGSSSRQFSTALYFSFSTLTFSHGQVIRSPLSKIVVVIWCFVVLVIVQSYTASLSSILTAKRLRPSVTNLGQLLSNGDYIGYASGSFVHSVLRKQGFAENRLKAYGMEEEYANALRKGSKNGGVAAIVDEIPYLTSFLSDPRYHNEFQMINGLYKTPGFGFVFPRDSPLVHNLSVAILGLIGGDEGSRIEAKWLGTTTPLPSYGIPNTDAAPLTLRSFSGLFIITVCITALMLLVRIAKLVHAKYTKVRDSDMQRNGDGGSEGLGGSGPLQNTTGNGSMADQPHLEARNEDPQGVNGSGESPGDVEPNESVPEHAILIEMNTR from the exons ATGGAGTTCGCGCTCGCCGTCTCTTTGCTGGTTATACTGGCGCTCCGGACCGTACCGGCCGCCGCGACGGCGGCCGTCCCGGTGCGAGCCGGCGTCCAGGATCCGGCGGACGGGAGCATTTCAGTGGCGCCGGTGGCCTACCACCTGGACCGGCTTCCCGGTGGCTCACCCGAAGATGCTACACCGGCTG ATATCGAGAGAAGGAACACCACAATATTATGGAGAAGAGAAGCAGGAGGTTCGACCAAAGGCTATTTGAAGAAACTCAAGATTGCTGTGCCTTACAATCCGGGTTTTAACGTTTTTGTGAATGCAACTAGTGAAAAAGTCACTGGCTACTGCATTGACGTCTTTGAGGCTGCCACGAAGGACCTACCACACGTTCTTGATTACGGCTTCGTTGTAGTCGACGGTTTGTATGATCAACTAGTACGCGATGTGTCTTCAGGG ATCTTTGATGCAGCAGTGGGTGACATAACCATAACTGCGGAGCGAGCCGCTCATGTGGACTTCACGATGCCATACATTGAGTCGGGCGTATCATTGCTTGTGCTCAACGAGAATGACTCCAAACCAACAATTGAATGGGTCTTCTTGAAGCCACTGACAACGGAGCTTTGGCTAGCAATTGTGGGTGGCTTCCTTTTCACTGGAATAGTTGTGTGGATGATTGAGCGGCCTAAAAACCTCGAGTACCAAGGATCGAGTTCGAGACAGTTCAGCACCGCTCTCTACTTTTCTTTCTCTACTTTGACATTTTCTCATG GTCAAGTTATTAGAAGCCCTCTGTCGAAAATTGTTGTGGTGATATGGTGCTTTGTCGTGCTGGTTATAGTGCAGAGCTACACAGCTAGCTTATCATCCATTTTGACTGCAAAGAGGCTCCGGCCTTCTGTGACAAATCTTGGCCAGCTCCTGTCAAATGGTGATTATATTGGATACGCATCTGGATCGTTTGTACATTCTGTCTTGAGAAAACAAGGCTTCGCCGAAAATAGGTTAAAGGCCTATGGAATGGAAGAGGAGTATGCTAATGCTTTGAGAAAGGGCTCAAAGAATGGAGGTGTCGCCGCTATAGTTGATGAGATCCCCTATTTAACCTCTTTTCTCTCTGACCCTCGATATCATAACGAGTTTCAGATGATTAACGGCTTGTATAAGACACCTGGATTTGGTTTT GTGTTTCCGCGGGATTCTCCACTGGTACATAATCTTTCAGTTGCCATCTTGGGCCTGATAGGTGGGGATGAGGGGTCGCGAATTGAAGCAAAATGGTTAGGCACAACGACACCATTGCCGAGCTATGGCATCCCCAACACAGACGCCGCGCCTCTCACCTTGCGAAGTTTCTCTGgtctcttcatcatcactgtATGTATCACAGCTCTCATGCTGTTGGTAAGGATTGCCAAGTTGGTTCATGCCAAATACACCAAAGTGAGGGATTCTGATATGCAGAGGAATGGGGATGGCGGAAGTGAAGGCCTCGGAGGATCTGGTCCGCTGCAGAACACCACGGGCAATGGGTCTATGGCTGATCAACCCCACCTTGAAGCCAGAAATGAGGATCCTCAGGGTGTCAATGGGAGCGGAGAAAGTCCTGGTGATGTAGAGCCCAATGAATCTGTGCCCGAACACGCCATCCTAATCGAGATGAACACCCGATGA